The Couchioplanes caeruleus nucleotide sequence TGCCGCCCGTGGCCAGCGCGAGCTCCGGATCGATGCCGCCGCCGAGCACGGCCGCCCCGCCGGCGGCTGCGACCGCCTCGGCCGCCCGTACCGGATCCACCCGGCGGACCGCGGCCGCGATCAGCCCGCGGTGCCGGGCAGCCGGGCCACGGTCCAGGTCGTCGAGGGTCGAGCAGGCCAGCTCGGTCAGCTCGGCGGCCACCGCCGGCATGTCGAGCCGCCGGGCCATCGGCACGTGCAGCACCAGGGTGTCCAGCGAGGCCCGGCGGCGGCTCGCCGGCGGGCACGGCCGCAGCGTCCGCAGGTTGTGCAGCCGGTCGGCGACGGCCACCAGCATCACCTCACGGCCGACCGGATCAGGCGTACGGATCGCGCCGGCGGTGAGCGCCTCGACCGTGCCGGTGATCTCCGCGCCGAACTCGGCCCGCAGACCGGCGGGCCGCACCGGGGTGTCCTCGATGACGTCGTGCAGCAGGGCCGCACAGATCGCCGGAGTGGAACCGCCGTTGCCCGCCACGATGGTCGCGACCTCGACCGGATGCGTGATGTACGGATCCCCGCTGCGCCGGCGCTGACCCCGGTGCGCGCGATCGGCCACCTCGAACGCGTTGTAGACGAGCGGGATGTCGTCGTTACGGTCACTGTCGCTGAGGATTCGCGCCACTGCGCCCATCGTCGATCCCATGTCCCAGTCTAGGTTTCACGGCCGCCGCACCGTCGTGAGTGAATCGTCCGGCTGACATGATCAGCG carries:
- a CDS encoding HD domain-containing protein, giving the protein MARILSDSDRNDDIPLVYNAFEVADRAHRGQRRRSGDPYITHPVEVATIVAGNGGSTPAICAALLHDVIEDTPVRPAGLRAEFGAEITGTVEALTAGAIRTPDPVGREVMLVAVADRLHNLRTLRPCPPASRRRASLDTLVLHVPMARRLDMPAVAAELTELACSTLDDLDRGPAARHRGLIAAAVRRVDPVRAAEAVAAAGGAAVLGGGIDPELALATGGTGLVALAAAVLLGRDPEAARRLARLLEAWRRR